From Novipirellula artificiosorum, the proteins below share one genomic window:
- the rpmE gene encoding 50S ribosomal protein L31, translating to MKDGIHPKYQETTVHCGCGNTFTTRSVRPELKIDICNECHPFYTGKLKYVDTAGRIDKFQKKFAAGTYGSLQSKKAVKKAKK from the coding sequence ATGAAAGACGGCATACACCCTAAGTATCAAGAAACGACGGTCCACTGTGGTTGTGGCAATACGTTCACGACGCGAAGTGTTCGCCCGGAGTTGAAGATCGACATTTGTAATGAATGTCATCCCTTCTACACCGGCAAACTGAAATATGTCGACACCGCGGGCCGAATCGACAAGTTCCAGAAGAAATTTGCGGCGGGAACCTACGGTAGCCTGCAGTCCAAGAAGGCAGTCAAGAAAGCCAAAAAGTAG
- a CDS encoding bile acid:sodium symporter family protein, with protein sequence MWVALKKHWFLLALAACFSTGYFASETLQPLMAMTTLRSGIVFVVMWMMGFTLHAEAIRRSVRRPLPSLLAIGINILVVPLLCLPTQWLLPRAEFGGLYVVSLVPCTLASAAVWTRKAGGNDSIALMTTVVTNLACIVVVPVGVALVLARQADISAIEQMQKLATIVVAPLVLAQAMRYFGLAAFADRHKIRLSFLAQFGILSMVVLGSVASAGVVQQASESASRSMGITLITLALLVMAIHLAAFGIGVFSARAAGADRESQIAVGIGGSQKTLMVGLQIAIDLGVSVIPMLMYHLLQLTIDTVIAARWRAGGEESVPPEG encoded by the coding sequence ATGTGGGTTGCGTTGAAAAAACACTGGTTCCTGCTCGCACTCGCAGCTTGTTTTTCCACCGGCTACTTTGCTAGCGAAACGCTTCAACCTTTGATGGCGATGACCACGCTGCGCAGCGGGATCGTCTTCGTTGTGATGTGGATGATGGGGTTCACGCTTCATGCCGAAGCAATCCGCAGAAGCGTTCGTCGTCCCCTGCCTAGCTTGCTAGCAATTGGGATCAACATTTTGGTAGTGCCGTTATTGTGTTTACCGACGCAGTGGCTGCTCCCCAGGGCAGAGTTTGGCGGTCTGTACGTTGTTTCGCTGGTGCCTTGTACTTTGGCTTCGGCTGCGGTTTGGACGCGGAAAGCCGGTGGCAACGACTCGATCGCGCTGATGACGACGGTGGTCACGAATTTGGCGTGTATTGTGGTCGTTCCGGTAGGTGTTGCGTTGGTGCTGGCCCGTCAGGCCGACATTTCCGCGATCGAGCAAATGCAAAAGCTGGCGACGATTGTCGTTGCCCCCTTGGTTCTGGCTCAAGCAATGCGGTACTTTGGGCTTGCAGCATTTGCTGACCGGCACAAGATTCGATTGTCTTTCTTGGCACAGTTTGGAATCTTGTCGATGGTTGTGTTGGGTTCCGTTGCCAGTGCAGGAGTGGTGCAGCAAGCGAGTGAGTCGGCTTCAAGGTCGATGGGGATCACCTTGATCACGCTGGCATTGCTGGTGATGGCCATCCATCTTGCGGCCTTTGGCATCGGGGTTTTCTCGGCACGTGCGGCTGGAGCGGACCGAGAGAGTCAAATCGCAGTCGGAATCGGCGGCAGCCAAAAGACGCTGATGGTAGGCCTGCAAATCGCGATCGACTTGGGGGTCAGCGTCATTCCGATGCTGATGTACCACTTGTTGCAATTGACGATTGACACCGTCATCGCGGCTCGCTGGCGTGCGGGTGGGGAGGAATCTGTCCCCCCAGAGGGTTGA
- the ccsA gene encoding cytochrome c biogenesis protein, with translation MATISTPPESPDGTRNPTAGKIGPTVLHWLGSLKLTVLLFAISLVLVLVGTLAQDQMNMLDVKNRYFLSWIAPLHLDDFFPQAFYRHEQPIPGVIPFPGGALVGALLMVNLIAAKITRFKIHASGSNLFGGIALLVIGTVVAGLIVSTGHSSDGLQGEPPMRYETLWRWVLAVLSLSTAGSLVAATKTPDKTVRKLLITVAVIVAAALVYYLVSGTRIGNPGLRIVWQLTKGLGAGLILLAGCRLVFDKQGGNVLLHLGVGLLMVGQFVFGDRQLEQNLSLVEGQSTNVLVNPDAVELAFIDRQDQSENVVAIPATRLLRAAASGEVLRDEALPVDVKVLRFFEHSTLKQADEDQSNLANRGIGKEVVAEQRGKSGGVENAVNLTAAYVELIDKDSDESLGTYMVSQLLTDRQMLSPGENIPDDFDSITVGDVSYQLALRYHREVKPYWVQLQDVRQVTYSGTTTPRDYSSFIRIIDKETGEDRKDRVWMNNPLRYRGETFYQSKYDTLPSGKEVTVLQVVRNAGWLIPYVACSIAGLGMLAHFLGTLSRFLARRRRENDKELAKLATYNLTPPSRMPVYVATAALGLFAVMMLVPWSAVISAMRPATRQTSFDFYAAGKIPTQFGGRIMPLDAYARQTLKAMSNKESLPLDEAPTGIQKRATGKRMTAMQWLMEVAVDDTQLQYLPMFRIDAEEVRSELGLERRESKLYSRAEILENWDKASKIVEAAFSKESIDQSFKEKKLIELDLRTRQYTVTAAAIRLPVPPQIPESFFPEGTDERTRGLFALRQLEMMMQNVEKMNSPSFIPPEPANAMQPSNDPKWSSFGPAFFEMAKMSAAGDVAPRVGIESFGDMIQAYRDEDPSKFNSAVDDHLAAVQDYPIRGYDKSLVSLERWMQANWPTGVAMAMYLVAMVLGLIYFMADLPRLREVVWGTLLMAMAIHTLAILCRVAITGRAPVINLYSSAVFIGWGSVLFGLIVERIFRYGLGNMLSAAAGVLTLLVAYGLDKGDTMPVLQAVLDTQFWLATHVISVTLGYVATLVAGTLGIGYLIAGWVGKDPKTLKDLYRMCYGAACFGILFSFVGTVLGGLWADDSWGRFWGWDPKENGALLIVIWNALMLHARWDGMVGAKGFSILAIGGNVVTAWSWFGTNELGIGLHSYGFTSGVLMWLSLFLGVQAIFIIAGLIAGKQPSDLLEG, from the coding sequence ATGGCAACGATTTCTACTCCTCCTGAATCCCCCGACGGCACTCGTAACCCTACGGCTGGAAAAATCGGCCCCACGGTGTTGCATTGGCTCGGTTCACTTAAGTTGACGGTCTTGCTTTTTGCCATCTCGTTGGTGTTGGTCTTGGTGGGGACTTTGGCCCAAGACCAGATGAACATGCTGGACGTGAAGAATCGGTACTTCCTGTCTTGGATTGCTCCGCTGCATTTGGATGATTTTTTCCCCCAGGCCTTCTATCGGCATGAACAACCGATTCCGGGCGTCATCCCGTTTCCCGGTGGCGCGTTGGTCGGCGCCTTGTTGATGGTCAATTTGATTGCGGCGAAGATCACGCGGTTCAAGATCCATGCCAGCGGCTCGAATCTGTTTGGTGGCATTGCGCTATTGGTGATCGGAACCGTAGTCGCGGGGTTGATCGTGTCGACGGGCCACAGCAGCGACGGGCTGCAGGGTGAACCACCGATGCGTTACGAGACGCTTTGGCGGTGGGTGCTGGCGGTCTTGTCCTTGTCCACCGCGGGATCGTTGGTGGCCGCGACCAAGACCCCCGACAAGACCGTTCGCAAACTGCTGATCACCGTAGCGGTCATCGTCGCTGCGGCATTGGTCTATTACTTGGTCAGCGGGACGCGGATTGGCAATCCCGGTTTGCGGATTGTGTGGCAATTGACCAAAGGACTTGGCGCCGGATTGATCTTGTTGGCTGGGTGTCGATTGGTGTTTGATAAACAGGGTGGCAATGTGCTATTGCATCTTGGCGTTGGGCTGTTGATGGTCGGTCAGTTCGTTTTTGGGGATCGCCAACTCGAACAGAACCTCAGCCTTGTCGAAGGACAATCGACGAACGTGCTGGTCAATCCGGATGCCGTGGAGCTTGCCTTCATCGACCGCCAAGACCAATCCGAAAATGTGGTCGCGATTCCGGCGACTCGTTTGTTGCGTGCTGCAGCATCGGGTGAAGTCCTCCGTGACGAGGCGTTGCCCGTAGATGTCAAGGTGCTGAGATTCTTTGAGCACTCGACGTTAAAACAGGCGGACGAAGACCAGAGCAACCTTGCCAATCGTGGGATCGGTAAGGAAGTCGTCGCGGAACAGCGAGGGAAGTCGGGAGGTGTCGAAAACGCGGTTAATTTGACGGCGGCTTATGTCGAACTGATCGATAAAGATAGCGATGAATCGCTCGGCACGTACATGGTTAGCCAATTGTTGACCGATCGCCAGATGCTGTCGCCGGGAGAGAACATTCCTGATGATTTTGATTCGATCACCGTGGGTGATGTCTCTTATCAACTTGCACTGCGATACCATCGCGAAGTGAAGCCGTACTGGGTTCAGCTTCAAGATGTTCGCCAAGTGACGTACAGCGGGACCACAACGCCGCGTGACTATTCGTCCTTCATTCGTATCATCGACAAGGAGACGGGCGAGGACCGTAAGGACCGGGTTTGGATGAACAACCCGCTGCGTTATCGTGGCGAGACGTTTTATCAATCAAAGTACGATACACTTCCGAGCGGCAAGGAAGTGACGGTGCTTCAAGTCGTTCGCAATGCCGGTTGGCTGATTCCGTATGTGGCCTGCAGCATAGCGGGGCTGGGGATGCTTGCACACTTCCTTGGTACGTTATCACGATTCTTGGCACGTCGGCGGCGCGAGAATGACAAGGAACTCGCCAAACTGGCGACGTACAACTTAACCCCGCCGAGTCGTATGCCGGTTTACGTGGCGACCGCGGCGCTGGGGCTTTTTGCTGTGATGATGCTGGTGCCTTGGTCCGCGGTGATCAGCGCGATGCGCCCGGCGACACGGCAAACGTCGTTCGACTTTTACGCGGCCGGCAAGATTCCCACACAGTTTGGTGGCCGGATCATGCCGCTCGACGCTTACGCTCGCCAAACGCTCAAAGCGATGAGCAATAAAGAGTCGCTTCCGCTCGACGAAGCGCCCACCGGAATCCAGAAACGAGCGACGGGCAAGCGGATGACGGCGATGCAGTGGTTGATGGAAGTCGCGGTCGATGACACGCAACTGCAATACTTGCCGATGTTCCGTATTGATGCCGAAGAAGTGCGCAGCGAGCTTGGACTCGAACGACGCGAAAGCAAACTCTATTCTCGTGCCGAGATCCTCGAGAATTGGGACAAGGCGTCGAAGATTGTCGAGGCGGCCTTTAGCAAGGAATCGATCGATCAGTCCTTCAAAGAAAAGAAATTGATTGAGTTGGACCTGCGCACACGGCAATACACGGTCACTGCGGCGGCGATTCGATTACCGGTACCGCCCCAGATTCCTGAGAGCTTCTTTCCGGAAGGGACGGACGAACGGACGCGTGGCCTGTTTGCCTTGCGACAGCTCGAAATGATGATGCAAAATGTCGAAAAGATGAATTCGCCTTCGTTCATCCCGCCAGAACCGGCCAATGCGATGCAACCGTCGAATGATCCAAAATGGTCTTCGTTTGGACCGGCGTTTTTTGAAATGGCCAAAATGTCCGCCGCAGGAGACGTCGCTCCTCGGGTTGGCATCGAGTCGTTTGGGGACATGATCCAGGCGTACCGCGACGAAGACCCCAGCAAGTTCAATTCTGCCGTCGACGATCATTTGGCCGCGGTACAAGATTACCCGATTCGTGGTTACGACAAATCGTTGGTCTCGCTCGAGCGATGGATGCAAGCGAATTGGCCGACGGGTGTCGCGATGGCAATGTACTTGGTTGCGATGGTTTTGGGTTTGATCTATTTCATGGCCGATTTGCCGCGACTCCGGGAGGTCGTTTGGGGAACGCTACTGATGGCGATGGCGATTCATACCCTAGCGATTCTTTGTCGGGTTGCGATCACCGGTCGTGCGCCCGTGATCAATTTGTATTCGTCGGCCGTGTTCATCGGTTGGGGCTCGGTGTTGTTTGGCTTGATCGTAGAGCGAATCTTCCGATATGGGCTGGGGAACATGTTGTCGGCCGCTGCGGGCGTGTTGACGTTGTTGGTCGCTTATGGGTTGGACAAAGGCGACACGATGCCGGTTTTGCAGGCGGTTCTCGATACTCAGTTCTGGCTTGCCACACACGTCATCAGTGTGACGCTCGGATACGTCGCGACGCTTGTGGCGGGAACGCTCGGCATCGGCTACTTGATCGCAGGTTGGGTTGGAAAAGATCCGAAGACGCTAAAAGACCTGTATCGCATGTGTTACGGAGCGGCCTGTTTTGGGATTCTGTTCAGCTTTGTGGGGACCGTCTTGGGCGGGCTATGGGCCGATGATTCATGGGGCCGATTCTGGGGGTGGGACCCAAAAGAGAACGGGGCGTTGCTGATCGTGATTTGGAATGCCCTGATGCTGCACGCTCGATGGGACGGCATGGTCGGCGCAAAAGGCTTCTCGATCCTCGCGATCGGCGGGAATGTTGTCACGGCCTGGAGCTGGTTTGGAACTAACGAGCTTGGCATCGGACTACACAGCTACGGATTCACCTCGGGGGTCTTGATGTGGCTGAGTCTGTTCCTCGGCGTTCAAGCGATCTTCATCATCGCAGGGCTCATCGCCGGCAAGCAACCGAGCGACTTATTGGAGGGTTAG
- a CDS encoding helix-turn-helix domain-containing protein, with protein sequence MADYLSLEDAAKKLGIPTDRLVELRSQGQVRGFRDGASWKFPANEVERLADDLLDSLGGSGDLVGDLGADSSLALGSGSKVIGGDEPADEGGSDVEIGNEPTGKGSGGSDVNLVAGGGDEGSDVALVASDSDLGLDFDEDRNLVEIDSKELQLEDAAINHDSAMIDLAIEPNAGSTGPVTDEELKKLTGDKSVDEAAEGSDVSLDNVLEEAATGSKSGLSFSGISEEDSDDMVIGDEDEDDSMDVLADEVVAGSGKADSNASASGISSLELMDELDAPINVADGAASVDVLSELDLLGAEQDGSGLITGDSENLLASSGLGSSLGLGALSSGVSGLGGGSDDALATGDDDDLLISDDDDDLVISSAESDLSVAGDSGINLMSPSDSGLSLESEPLDLAGSSISALDLGAEVGDGSGSGSSGSGLSGSGSSVDFQADEEFQLSPSGIGLEAEIESGSQVIEVEDSEAIGEPVEIGADAFGDEASALDGDVFEADAAMVDDGGFGDEAGAMGIESTSSRAKVGGGPGGTLGYEVPFTTMQCVTLVMIIGVMSIGGMLMTDLVRNMWTYTEPSAPVSSLTDSLISLMGW encoded by the coding sequence ATGGCCGATTACCTATCCCTCGAAGACGCCGCAAAGAAGCTTGGAATTCCAACCGATCGGTTGGTCGAACTCCGTAGCCAAGGTCAAGTCCGTGGTTTCCGCGATGGTGCAAGTTGGAAGTTTCCTGCGAACGAAGTCGAGCGTTTGGCCGACGACCTACTCGATTCGCTCGGGGGTTCAGGCGATTTAGTTGGCGATCTCGGAGCCGATTCGTCGCTCGCACTCGGTAGCGGATCGAAGGTGATCGGTGGGGATGAACCGGCGGACGAGGGTGGCAGTGACGTTGAAATCGGGAATGAGCCCACGGGAAAGGGCAGCGGTGGCAGCGATGTGAATTTGGTTGCCGGCGGAGGCGATGAAGGAAGCGATGTAGCGCTCGTTGCGAGTGATAGCGATCTTGGCTTGGACTTTGATGAAGATCGCAACTTGGTCGAGATCGATTCCAAGGAACTGCAACTCGAAGATGCGGCGATCAACCATGACTCAGCGATGATCGATTTGGCGATCGAGCCGAATGCGGGCAGCACCGGCCCGGTCACGGATGAGGAACTAAAAAAACTTACCGGAGATAAGTCCGTTGATGAAGCGGCCGAGGGGTCGGACGTCAGCTTGGACAATGTGCTCGAAGAAGCAGCAACCGGCAGCAAGAGCGGGTTGAGCTTTAGCGGGATCAGTGAAGAAGATAGCGACGATATGGTGATCGGCGACGAAGATGAAGATGATTCCATGGACGTCTTAGCGGATGAAGTGGTTGCCGGTTCTGGGAAAGCCGACTCGAATGCGTCGGCGTCGGGTATCAGCAGCTTGGAATTGATGGACGAACTGGACGCGCCGATTAACGTGGCCGACGGGGCTGCTAGCGTTGACGTGCTCAGCGAACTTGATTTGCTTGGAGCAGAGCAGGACGGAAGCGGGCTGATTACCGGCGATAGCGAAAACTTGTTGGCTTCGTCGGGCTTGGGCAGCAGTTTGGGACTTGGCGCACTCAGTAGCGGTGTGTCGGGACTGGGAGGCGGAAGCGACGATGCCCTCGCCACAGGGGATGATGACGATTTGTTGATTTCCGATGACGATGATGACTTGGTGATCAGCTCGGCCGAAAGTGATTTGTCGGTCGCTGGCGACAGCGGCATCAATCTGATGAGCCCTTCCGACAGCGGGCTGTCGCTCGAAAGCGAACCGCTCGATTTGGCTGGCAGCAGTATCTCGGCACTCGATCTTGGCGCCGAAGTGGGGGATGGAAGCGGTAGCGGATCGTCGGGTTCTGGTCTGAGCGGCAGTGGATCCTCAGTGGACTTCCAAGCCGATGAAGAGTTCCAGTTGTCGCCTTCGGGGATCGGACTGGAAGCCGAAATCGAAAGCGGGTCTCAGGTCATCGAGGTCGAAGATTCCGAGGCGATTGGCGAGCCGGTCGAAATCGGTGCGGATGCCTTTGGGGACGAAGCGAGTGCCCTTGACGGTGACGTTTTCGAAGCCGATGCGGCGATGGTCGACGATGGTGGTTTCGGTGACGAAGCCGGCGCGATGGGAATCGAATCGACCAGTAGCCGAGCGAAAGTGGGAGGAGGCCCCGGAGGCACGTTGGGCTACGAAGTCCCCTTCACAACGATGCAGTGCGTCACCTTGGTGATGATCATCGGCGTGATGAGCATCGGCGGCATGCTGATGACCGATTTGGTGCGAAACATGTGGACCTACACCGAACCATCGGCCCCGGTGAGTTCTCTTACCGATTCCTTGATCAGCTTGATGGGTTGGTAA
- a CDS encoding MotA/TolQ/ExbB proton channel family protein has product MKRYQNEGSTVSAGTTPAYGGIAWGSLGVLMAGGFYAIVKLTAWPPLERYFLGHPVAVAATILFSIAVAVLIGKFIQTTVQWNALSSIRDEDLMPAHLHGSTTARWLESHDAGHVARSWLTQLRELPLQTRASHLVRRLEEILTRQSQRGTTKQLSDDLRELSGRDADVAYDSLGLVRIIVWAIPMLGFLGTVIGITQTLGGLDFTDGAAAVDRLKSGLYVAFDTTALGLVLSVVAIFLQFPMERTEQRLLSAIDARIGHLVSSALPSDEASDNQVSLIAELCEGIRVAVAESIESQATVWRQTIDEARNHWQSVHESDTNKIVEAFEDTLKPALRDHAVSLEQSSLRAGDRWEQQWEQWQESMAEHAAVLTTHQASLVDQYTALAETHTRAGELVAMQHSIDSSLQQLSETNAAIDRSITASAGDGMADAMRVLARAVDVLSHRLPTIVKMHQAADLSAPSIDDSITTVSNGGASNTSRRAA; this is encoded by the coding sequence GTGAAACGCTATCAAAACGAGGGATCAACGGTTTCTGCCGGGACCACACCGGCCTACGGCGGCATCGCCTGGGGATCGCTCGGTGTCCTGATGGCCGGCGGTTTTTACGCGATTGTAAAACTGACCGCTTGGCCCCCCCTTGAGCGGTACTTTCTAGGACACCCCGTTGCTGTCGCCGCGACGATCCTGTTCTCGATAGCCGTAGCCGTGTTGATTGGAAAATTCATCCAAACCACGGTCCAGTGGAACGCACTTTCGTCGATCCGCGACGAAGACTTGATGCCCGCCCATCTGCACGGCAGCACGACGGCCCGTTGGCTTGAATCCCACGATGCCGGCCATGTCGCTCGAAGTTGGCTTACCCAATTGCGTGAGTTGCCGCTCCAAACCCGCGCCAGCCACTTGGTTCGACGACTCGAAGAAATCTTGACACGGCAAAGTCAACGCGGCACGACCAAACAACTCTCCGACGACCTTCGCGAACTCTCCGGTCGCGATGCCGACGTCGCTTACGACTCGCTCGGCCTGGTCCGCATTATCGTTTGGGCCATCCCCATGCTGGGCTTCCTTGGAACGGTCATCGGCATCACGCAAACGCTCGGCGGTCTGGACTTCACCGACGGTGCTGCTGCGGTCGACCGCCTCAAAAGTGGATTGTACGTCGCGTTTGATACAACCGCCTTAGGGTTGGTGTTGTCCGTGGTTGCGATTTTCCTGCAATTCCCGATGGAAAGAACCGAGCAGCGGTTGCTCTCTGCGATCGATGCTCGGATTGGACACCTCGTCTCGTCGGCACTTCCAAGCGACGAGGCCTCGGACAACCAGGTTTCACTGATTGCTGAGCTTTGCGAAGGAATCCGCGTTGCGGTAGCCGAATCGATTGAAAGTCAAGCGACGGTTTGGCGACAAACGATTGATGAAGCCCGAAACCATTGGCAAAGTGTTCACGAGAGCGACACGAATAAGATCGTCGAGGCCTTTGAAGACACGCTGAAACCAGCGCTCCGCGATCACGCGGTTTCGCTTGAACAGTCGTCCCTCCGCGCGGGCGATCGCTGGGAACAGCAATGGGAGCAGTGGCAAGAAAGCATGGCAGAACACGCTGCGGTGTTGACGACCCATCAAGCATCGCTGGTCGACCAATACACTGCGCTGGCCGAAACGCACACTCGCGCCGGAGAACTCGTTGCGATGCAGCATTCCATTGACTCCAGCTTGCAGCAATTGAGCGAAACGAATGCCGCGATTGACCGCAGCATCACCGCCTCGGCGGGCGATGGTATGGCAGACGCGATGCGAGTGCTTGCTCGCGCGGTCGACGTCCTGTCCCATCGCTTGCCGACCATCGTGAAGATGCATCAAGCAGCGGATCTCTCGGCTCCATCCATCGACGATTCCATAACAACGGTATCAAACGGTGGTGCTTCGAATACCTCGAGGCGTGCAGCATGA
- a CDS encoding PhoPQ-activated pathogenicity-related family protein, which yields MKILSTTNVLRSVICLLAAVSTCPAQDTSVGILPLRVESTPINDGPTALDEYVAAPDDTYQWQLVASKRVDGFRYHVIDLKSQTWLTPAEVDRPVWQHWLTLIIPDAATSETAMMMIDGGSNGKAAPEKWNPLAAQVALATRSIVATVSMIPNQPLEFSGDGQRRYEDDLIGYTWDKYMKTDDARWPARLPMTKAVVRAMDTVEAFTAQDNIDGPAVTSFVVTGASKRGWTTWTTAAVDDRVKAIAPIVIDVLNVSKSMDHHFAAYGFWAPAIGNYVQHKITDRFFDPQCKALLQLVDPFAYRDRLTMPKLILNAAGDQFFLPDSSQCYFDELLGEKHLCYVPNGDHSLGGTNALESLIAFHYAILNEIDRPDLAWESLNASSTRIEPTMKPSQVTLWQATNPNARDFRVETIGRSYLASEIQPSADGSYLAEVEVPEQGFTAFLVQFEFDIGAPTPLRLTTPVRVIPDTLPFADHLERRARVDQPRQTDS from the coding sequence GTGAAGATTCTATCAACTACGAATGTGCTCCGTAGCGTCATCTGCCTCCTTGCTGCGGTCTCGACCTGCCCCGCCCAAGATACCAGCGTAGGCATCCTGCCATTGCGAGTCGAATCGACTCCCATCAACGACGGCCCCACGGCACTCGATGAGTATGTTGCCGCACCCGACGACACCTATCAATGGCAGCTTGTCGCGAGCAAAAGAGTCGACGGTTTTCGATATCACGTCATTGATTTGAAGTCGCAAACCTGGCTCACACCCGCGGAAGTCGATCGACCGGTTTGGCAACATTGGCTTACCCTGATCATTCCAGATGCGGCAACGTCGGAGACCGCCATGATGATGATTGACGGTGGCAGCAATGGCAAAGCGGCCCCCGAAAAATGGAATCCGTTGGCAGCCCAAGTCGCCCTGGCCACACGCAGCATCGTCGCCACCGTCAGCATGATCCCAAACCAGCCGCTGGAGTTCTCAGGCGATGGCCAGCGCCGCTATGAAGACGATCTGATCGGTTACACATGGGACAAGTACATGAAAACCGACGACGCTCGGTGGCCAGCTCGTTTGCCGATGACCAAAGCAGTCGTACGGGCAATGGATACCGTCGAAGCGTTCACGGCGCAAGACAACATCGATGGTCCTGCGGTGACAAGTTTCGTTGTCACCGGGGCCTCCAAACGAGGTTGGACGACTTGGACGACCGCGGCCGTAGACGATCGAGTCAAAGCGATCGCCCCCATTGTGATTGATGTGTTGAACGTCAGCAAATCGATGGACCATCACTTCGCGGCCTATGGTTTCTGGGCTCCGGCGATCGGCAATTATGTTCAGCATAAGATCACGGATCGATTCTTTGATCCACAATGTAAAGCGTTGCTGCAGTTGGTGGACCCGTTCGCCTACCGTGATCGACTTACCATGCCAAAGCTGATCCTCAATGCTGCGGGAGACCAATTTTTCCTGCCAGACTCGTCCCAGTGTTATTTTGATGAACTGCTTGGCGAGAAACACCTGTGTTACGTCCCCAACGGTGACCATTCGCTTGGCGGAACCAACGCCTTGGAGAGTCTGATCGCATTTCACTACGCCATCCTTAACGAGATCGACCGCCCTGATCTTGCTTGGGAATCCTTAAACGCCTCGAGCACTCGTATCGAGCCGACCATGAAGCCGAGTCAAGTCACTCTGTGGCAAGCGACCAACCCGAACGCTCGTGATTTCCGAGTCGAGACAATCGGCCGAAGTTACCTCGCCTCCGAGATTCAACCATCCGCGGACGGAAGCTACCTTGCAGAAGTCGAGGTACCCGAACAGGGCTTCACAGCTTTCTTGGTCCAGTTCGAGTTTGATATTGGCGCACCGACGCCGCTACGGCTCACCACTCCCGTTCGTGTCATCCCCGACACTCTGCCCTTTGCGGACCACTTGGAACGCCGCGCTCGGGTTGACCAGCCGAGGCAAACCGATTCATGA
- a CDS encoding SDR family NAD(P)-dependent oxidoreductase has product MTQEANEGPVVMVTGGSSGLGKVIARTFLDAGFRVVIVGRNQERLDAAKREWGKLEQVKTAVADVSTHAGAANAVAVTNEHFGRLDALVNCVGSSDRGLVENLTHQRLDELIQQNVHTALLCSVAALPLLEVSSGAIVNIGSLAGKVGARYLGGYCVAKHALSGLTQQMRLELKPRGVHVALVSPGPIRRDDAGSRYTAQVDETLPADAAKPGGGTSVKGIAPEKVAAAVLDAVRRRRPDVVMPGYLRLLIAIGHLSPRIGDWLLRKLTSSKERKP; this is encoded by the coding sequence ATGACCCAAGAGGCAAACGAAGGCCCGGTCGTGATGGTGACCGGCGGCTCGTCGGGGCTAGGTAAGGTCATTGCTCGAACGTTTCTTGACGCGGGATTCCGTGTCGTGATCGTAGGACGCAATCAAGAGCGACTCGACGCAGCGAAAAGAGAATGGGGCAAATTAGAACAGGTCAAGACTGCCGTTGCGGATGTCTCGACCCACGCGGGAGCGGCAAACGCAGTTGCCGTAACGAACGAACACTTTGGACGACTCGATGCCTTGGTCAATTGCGTCGGCAGCAGTGATCGTGGACTGGTTGAGAATCTGACACACCAGCGGCTGGATGAGTTGATTCAACAAAATGTCCACACCGCCCTGCTCTGCTCCGTCGCCGCCTTGCCACTGCTCGAAGTTTCATCGGGCGCGATCGTCAATATCGGCTCACTGGCGGGAAAGGTCGGCGCCCGCTACCTCGGTGGATACTGCGTGGCCAAACACGCCTTGTCGGGGTTGACTCAGCAGATGCGACTGGAACTAAAACCTCGCGGGGTTCACGTTGCCCTGGTTAGCCCAGGACCGATCCGACGCGATGACGCGGGTTCACGCTACACAGCACAGGTGGACGAGACGCTGCCTGCGGACGCGGCAAAGCCAGGTGGTGGCACCTCCGTCAAAGGCATCGCTCCAGAAAAAGTTGCTGCCGCAGTCCTCGATGCTGTCCGCCGGCGACGCCCCGATGTTGTGATGCCAGGATACCTTCGGCTGCTGATTGCGATCGGACATTTATCACCGCGCATCGGCGATTGGCTTCTACGAAAATTGACCTCATCCAAGGAACGGAAACCCTAA